The sequence below is a genomic window from Nicotiana tomentosiformis chromosome 6, ASM39032v3, whole genome shotgun sequence.
tgagggcgtTTCTCTCCTCCGTAATCTTTTTGAGATCAGCCTCACATCAGGCCAGCTCAGCTCAGTATTTAGAAGACGCTTCTCGATGGAGCGCCGTAGCCTGTACAGAAAGGAAGGAAATcacacttagagaaataagaacaaacgcaagcatggtaacatcggctaaaactcacttggttcagaagccgctgagcctcatcaaaaatgagtgatgcgtcCAGGTCAGGAACATCATCTACCCCCGCGAAGCAGCCGCGAAGTATATCATCCTATTCGGGGGCCGTCCCCATATCGGGGGTCCCCATGGATCGGGCATCCTGAAACTGCCCCTCAGGGAATGTGGGGCCGGGAGGCGAATCATTAATGTTAATTGCCCCGAGCaagtcacttggggcattctcttctcttcgaagggcctcagaactagaccATTCAGGCGTACCCTCCGGTTTCTCATCACGGCATGAGGCATCATCAACacccgatgactcggggactctaCTCGGACCTTCCTCCGAGATCACCTCAGTCTGCGGCTGAACCTCCTCGATCGCCACCGGCTCAGCAGTTCTCGTAGCTTCGATGTTTTCCCTCTTTCGAGCCACCAGCAGGCAGTCAGCATCTTCTCCCTCCTCATCTTTATCTCGTAGCGTTCGGGCTACATCGGCAGACAGAACGGAGGGATTAGTCTTTGACTTTCGAGCCCTACTTTTCCTGGGCTTTGGGGTATCTGGAGGAgaggcccttctccttttcttgtctttggtcgGCTTAGGGACCTCCTCTTCCCCGAGGGGAGACGACCTCATGACAACATTATCTCCAAGAcctgtatgagaagaaatcaagttaaaaagaagtattCCACACGAAAGCATCAAACACGGACAggggaacttaccatgatttttggcctcccatcgacccttggccaaattgCACCACGAGCGTTCAACATACGAAGAGGTTGAAACCAGTTGtcgaacccaacctgcaaggtccgGGACTGCACTAGGAAACCAGGGGAAAGTTGCACCATAAAGAAtaatatagatgagaagaggtaaaggaaacataacaagtaatcgAGTGTTATTGGTGAGtttctacttacgcttcatgttccattcttcggggaatggcatcttATCGGCGGGGATTAAATCGGAGGTCCTGACTCGGACAAACCGGCCCATCCATCCTCAGTCCTTgccctcgtctatgctcgagaacatcaCCTTCGTGGCCCGACActgaagccttatcagtccgCCCCGATAAAGACGGGGGTTGTATAACCTactgagatgatcgagggtgaaagacatcccctcgaccttgctcgagaagaatctgagcaaaatgacaatgcgccaaaaagaagggtagatctggcctagggttacccggtATTGGCAGCACAAGTTGATTATGACAAGATCGACGgaacccagtgtgaaagggtaagtatacacacctttcacatgagtggtgatgtcctcctcggggtaggaatcaccacttctttattctcccagtggcagtcttttttcacctgctcgagatcgccttccgatatcgaacagatgtatcttgacatgggctcgcatcggccaggaagcgaagagggtttttcgactttaaagtcagaagtaagttcacatggcccgggaatgcactcttcgatacgtggctccaccggtaTTTTGTCACCGGTCGGTCGTGATGAGGAGGCCTTTTCTTCTTGAGGAAATGTCTTTGATGTTTTTGCTATTACTATATGAGGTTTAAGCAAGAAGAAGGCGGAATTTgtgttttaataagagattgACAAACGAAAACTGGCAAAATTGACGAACTTGAAGAGAATggaagagcttttgaagattagaagaagtttggaagtaaagtttgagaagattatgaaggtggtctatttataatagccactttgatggtttgaaagcactggtggtcgaccatcaactggcgttaattaatgaccttgggaGCTGTGCAGGCACGACGCTTCAATTGCTTATGTCGCTTATGTCACATGTTGACgtcataattgatcgaggtaTTAAATCGGAGTCTCAAATTCATTTTTtctcgttacactccaaaaaacgaggggactatctgtatacggttgaaatcgggcatacccgatttcgttggcaggggagttgcctcgagggtaacctcataatagatcgggctcgagctcgaagatgagacatcgagcctagagatcgaagtgtaCGTTGAGACCGAGGCCATCAACAATCGAGACCAAGTATGATCGACTTCGAGGGGAGCATAATAACAGAATGACGAGATATtagtaaccggtcgaagatcacagcgtgaatctcggaacggatATCCGTGATtagtcgaggatcatggcgtgaaTCTCGGAACATACCAAATCAGAAGCGGTTAACTAGCTGTTTATACGATTTTCCTTATGTAATTAGAGGCATACCATAATTaggtttcctctactatataaagaggagttccaatcatttgtagAGGGCGAtcattcactgataagaatatacacatatgctgctttctttgttttacttactgttcatcgcTGCTTGTTTCATCCTTTACTGTTCTTATTCACCAACCTTGAGACTATCTCGAATTgaggtcgaggcattgtttgcagaccggtttgatttatttttgtccaatttatctatttaattcgttatttatcaattggtactggtttaaatcacatatccttaaaaccacaatataagtttaattgttactcgatttttagggtaaacaaaaaGTATGATCAAAGAAAAACTTGTTTGATTCCCCAAGTAATTTCTTTTTGAAATAAAGGTTATATGTAATTAAATAATGTAACTAATATTCCTTAAATTTGTGAAAATTCACAAGCAAATGAATCAAAAACATATATTTCAAAAGGTTAAATGCACTTGGCCACATATCGGAAAGACCAAAATAAAGTTTTTTGGGGGCTATTTTAGGACTAAAAGTGCAAAAtgttaagtattttcttttttaaaaaagaagaagattaaCGCCGTGCATATTCACCAAAAAggccaaaaaatatttaaaaagaaagagaaaaaggaaaaagaaaatcgtAAACAAAAAAGTCAAAATCATAAAGTTATTGTCCGAGTGGGCGTGACGACGACGAAAAACATTGCCAGAAAGTAGGCTGATTCCTTCCTCAAAAAGTCATTCAGCCTCTGTAAATTCTCTCACCTCACCATTAATTTCAGTTCCACCAATAAACGGTAACATCTTTTCTGCCTTTCAATAAGTATTACATACGCATGTATTGTTGATCCTGATATTTTTTCTCCCTAATTGAACTGTTCCTAATGGGTTCTTGATTGTTAATTAACTCGAATGGGCATTTAATCAGCGGTGTTTCTGGTGTTTAAACTCAATTATTTAGCATTCTACTCTTCCTTTCTCTCTTTGCTGTTGTAATTTAAGAATTAAAGTTCTTCATTTCGTGGTTCTCTTGTAGTATATGTTGATGGTACGAGGCACAGGCTCTGTTGTGGACTTGGAATTACAGGTTGTTTGATATAGTTGCTGCTGCTTTGACTGCCATTTAGCATGTTTTGTAGCCCAATTTTATACTTCTGGAAGGGAAAATTAGCACTTAAATCCCAGCGTAGGCAAAAAAACATAGGCCTTGGTGACAGAGTTAGTAGGTACTCGGTAGAATAGTAAAGGTGTGTGCAAGCAAGTCTTGACATCACGGTtggcaaaagaagaagaaaattagcAATTAGCTTATCTCTGGAAGCAAGCTGTACATTAACTTCAACGCAGTAGCTGATTGACATACACATATTCCTATCACTTAATTTCAGTTATGTTTAGGATGTCTAAAATAACTGGGGttattctttatttttctctAAGTTGTACTTGAAGATTTTGTTGTTCTTGATAGTGGGTTGGTTGCTATTGCACCTGCTACTTTCTAGCTGCAGTCTATGTTGTTAAAGGCTCATTTAAGTCGTGCTTAAGCCTCAAAGCTCAAAAAAGCTTAGGGAGGGCACTTCGCCTCGCCTAAGGTACGCTTCAGTGTAGGCAAAGCAATAAGCCATGCACCTTATTACCCATGCGTTCTAATCTTGAATGGAGCGGCACTAAACATTAAATGTAATTGACAAAAAGATATATTAATTGTTGAGGAAAACATTATGAATGAAGTTGTTACTCTTTTTTCGCATTAcatgtatatatttttatatttttcttcattgCGCCTTTTTTACTAAAGCCCATACTTTAACTGCGCTTTGCGCTAAAAGCCCCAATAGACCTGAAGCGCTTTTAAACCTTTACGCCTTTGACAACAATTTACTTGCTAATGCAATTGTTGCTGCTGGTTTATGGGTTTCTTCTTTTATCCTTTTGTCTCCTTTAGTTGAATTCTCTGCTTGCCTCTAGCCGACTCTAGGATAATTAGGAAGCTATTAAAGATTTGTCCATTCTTCAAGATCAATTAAGTGCTAGATGTTTCTCGGTCAATGGTTGTATAGGCAATTTAGGCTTGTGGCTCTGATTGTTTCTCCTCTCCATCTTCTCTCTCTTCTTGTCAATTGTATCTTCAATATGAATAAAGTGCTAGATTGTTTCTTGGTCGAAGGTTATATTGGAGATTTAGTCTTTTTATTCTAATTTCTGTCGCCTTTATCTTCTTTATGGTGCTCTGTTGATTGTTTCATTGTGGAGAGTTGGGAAGGAGTTAAGGTTTTACGTACTTTTGTAGAGAACCACAAATGACATGTTTGGTGAAACAAATGCCAAGTTCCAGTCTTGAATGTTCCTCTAGTTTCTTTATGGCTTCTTAACTAAAGGTGGATAGTGGTGCACATGGtttggaaaaatttaaggcattaaaggtgtgtttggtacgaagaaaaatattttcctgaaAAATGAGTAGTTTTACAACTTATTTTCCCATGTTTGGTCGGTGAGTGGAAttttttttcggaaaatattttctagtgttttgttagtgaatagaaaatattttttttgaaaaatatataacttagccaaatagcctcttgcagaaatgcagggtaaggctgcgtacaatagactcttgtggtccgacccttccccggaccccgcgcatagcgggagcttagtgcaccgggctgccctttttataTAACTTAGCCAAACACTACGAGAGACGAAACGGGTAAAGCGGGGTGGGTATGGGGTTGGGGATTTGGGGTGGCGAGGCGGGGTTAGGGGGTGGTAGGGGGCAGTGGACGTGGTAGGGTGCGAGAGTGGGTCGGCGGGGATGGGGAATAGAGTGGGAAAAGTTGAAAAAGAGTTCTGGAAAATGTTTTCCCctcttgatagggaaaacattttccttcaattggaggaaaatgagtt
It includes:
- the LOC138893778 gene encoding uncharacterized protein, encoding MPFPEEWNMKLPDLAGWVRQLVSTSSYVERSWCNLAKGRWEAKNHGLGDNVVMRSSPLGEEEVPKPTKDKKRRRASPPDTPKPRKSRARKSKTNPSVLSADVARTLRDKDEEGEDADCLLVARKRENIEATRTAEPVAIEEVQPQTEVISEEGPSRVPESSGVDDASCRDEKPEGTPEWSSSEALRREENAPSDLLGAININDSPPGPTFPEGQLRRSIEKRLLNTELSWPDVQQKSELVEHLREEAKMKEAETLGWKQNMDCLDSRNDSVQAQLSSVERQLQSVKEENLARAHKVKELETRLAAELARATSEAEALVASYRADAEAPNTRAKEISDAADVRLSRVAEHARRQSRRETLKEVHARGFDLTADIESAKVLKDEAGALLSDDEDSASGSESGGDEDEAPKDAAPEAD